A window of Eriocheir sinensis breed Jianghai 21 unplaced genomic scaffold, ASM2467909v1 Scaffold538, whole genome shotgun sequence genomic DNA:
tactactactactacttctactactactactactactactactactactactactaccactactactactactactactaccactacaacggccagaccaatccgccgtaagacttcctggcgagacctaCCATTGTTCTGacctacgctaccaaggtatgtgaaattttccaagctctcaatgtcctcgccacacgcatgaacagactgcagCGCGCTAACACTGATGCTAAATATGACCCctgcccttccatctccctccctcccccttacataTTACCCTCACATGGAGCTAATGAGCCTGTCACCTGAACTCACCTTGGGGCAGAAGACGAGCGGCTCCATAGCGATAGGGACGGCCAAGTGCATGTCATCTCCGAGTATGACGAAGGTGACGAAGCATGGGCCAGCCTGAGGGGACAAGAGGGAGAGTGCAGGAGTATGAGGTAGATAAGTATGAGGACAAGGGTGAGAACAAGGAGGACgagacacacacacctgactaaaTGGGGCAAGAAAACCAATAGCAAGTTACCTGTACATACACACACCTGGGTTTAAATAACAGCTGTCCAGGTGAGGTATAGGTGGTGATTAGTCTCACACACCTGACTAAATAGGAGGAAAACCAGGAGTGTGAAGACAAggcaaggaggacaaggaggataagggtaagtatgaggaggaggaaaaggaggaaaaagtgtgtgagggtgagagcgtgagagaagagaagggtatcaggacacctctcctcccgaaattgacctctctttcggccacctctttggattctttttgtgagcagcgagtagcgggctttttttttgtattattgtttactttttattgtgcccttgagctgtctcctttgttgaaaaaaaaaagaggaggaggaggaggaggaaaaggtgactaTATATATAAGGGTGAAAGTATGACAAGGGTGAGTGCCATTTCCCCCCCTCCTtacacccttcctttcctaacctaacctaacctaacctaacctaacctatatggGTCTTGCGCCTTACCTTCGAAGTGGAAACAATGAACCTCTCCCCGGCGGTCACGTTCGGCCAAAGGTTCCCGCCCACTGTTACCTCTGGGCGGGACCATTCACCGTTGTATCTGTCATTGAAGGCGATCTCCCTGCAGGTAAGAAACACAGGTGAGACAGGTAAGCTAGgcaattaggttaggttaggttaggtgactcAGGTAAGATAGGTGCTTAGGGtgagttaagttaggttaggttaggttaggtgactcAGGTAAGATAGAtaagggttgggttgggttaggttaggttaggttaggttaggtgactcAGGTAAGATAGAtaagggttgggttgggttaggttaggttaggttaggttaggttaggttaggttaggttaagcgacACAGGTAAGGTAGTGAATTAGGCAGGTAAGGTAGTTTAAATTCATAATCTTACATTCTTGGATCAttcttacattctttctctctctctctctctctctctctctctctctctctctctctctctctctctctctctctctctctctctctctctctctctctctctctctctctctctctctctctctctctctctctctctctctctctctctctctctctctctctctctctctctctctctctctctctctctctcctccttccctctcctttcctcttctctctaactctcccgttcccttctacctctcctttattccttcctccttcctcttccttctcctacttctttccctctctctccccttcccttccctctctctctctctctctctctctctctctctctctctctctctctctctctctctctctctctctctctctctctctctctctctctctctctctctctctctctctctctctctctctctctctctctctctctctctctctctctcacttgctgGGCCCGTAATCGAAGTGCCATCTTAGGTGAAACGAGAAGAAGAGGTCGCCATTCTCGAAGTCCAGCGGCTCCCCATCTGGAGGCGCGAAGTGAAGGCGGAAACCAACGCTGGAAGTATGGTGGGGTAAGGttatgggttctctctctctctctctctctctctctctctctctctctctctctctctctctctctctctctctctctctctctctctctcaaatcaatactttctttatttttatatgttttgtatGTTTTAAATTTAAGAGAGGtttgaatactctctctctctctctctctctctctctctctctctctctctctctctctctctctctctctctctctctctctctctctctctctctctctctctctctctctctctctctctctctctctctctcaaccattacCATacgttgctggctatcatgcgtttgaagataccctgaacttaacctaacctaacctaacaaaaccccaaacagttactataggtcttgactcagaataACTATAAATGGATtaacacaattctctctctctctctctctctctctctctctctctctctctctctctctctctctctctctctctctctctctctctctctctctctctctctctacccccctctctctccctacccccctctcttcctcactcactttGCCTCAGCCGTCGGGATCACAGTCATCTGCACGGTAAACTTGTCATCGCAGGTCAGGTtcgaagggaagatgaagaggtacTCAGGCTGGGGCGGAGGCAGCGGGAAGGGCGAGGGAATGTAGGGGCTCCCGACGGCGCCCTTCCCGATCTGTTGCAAGCTGATGCCCATTGTCACGGCCATGAAGGTGTTCCATATGACCGGCATCGCCACGctagggagaatgggagggaagagaaggatgtagtatggaggtgatgggggaggaaaGAGTTACGAGTTTGTGGAGTTTGTGATAGGGAAAGGGTTATTGGgtgattattgttgttgttgttgttattatcattattattattattattattattaaacacgaTATGAATGGCAAAAATTTAACCGCTTGAGATACAGAACGTAAAAAaagtgctagagagagagagaatctcctaAGAAGTTCTTCGCTGAGGTCATTACTGTTCTTGATCACGTCCGCAATTTGTTGATAACGCGTCAGCCACGAATCGCGTTGGTTGGCTGACTCCTGGAGGTCACGACTCAGCTCCTGCACGATCCGAAGCACCTCTGCCCCCTGACCCGCAGCCTGGCCCTAAGGAACGAGGTCAAAATAGGTCAAACTCGTGTAGGAAGGTGTTAAGGTGAATAATTTAGTTAACATTCTAATAAAACGGACACAAAATAGGAATAGGAAGTTGTCAGATATTGATTTGTATATAAACTCCACAGGCAAAAATAGTTGGTAAATGAAGTGTGAAGTTGAAATTAATTGGAATatgaagttaaaagaaaaaaaaagaaaataattgaaatgtGAAGTTAACAGTCAAACTTGAATATAATATGAAGTTAGAAGTAAAATTAATTGAAGTAGGAAgttagtagtaaaaaaaaaaatgatgaaaatatgaaattaacAGGTCATAAGTAATTAGAATGACTTAGGGGgcgtgaaaacaacaacaacaacaacaacaacaacaacaacaacaacaaaacaacaacaacaacaacaacaacaacaacaacaacaacagcaaaacaacaacaaaacaacaacaacaacaacaacaacaacaacaacaacaacatggtgCCCCCTCTCCCTTGACACCACCgctaaagtaaacaaacaaataaggttcacatcaactatctccaaaggccaaaaaaaggagatcaaacgggtccaaatgagtggtattttaggttcatggtacagcagaagaagggtcaaactaccatgcaccggggtcataaaactacccatggaaatgccaacaactcccacgaaagccttgttagaaATGTTAACTTAGGcgacgatatgtttaagaatgttTCAAAgttcaaaaaggagatcaaacgggttcaaatgagtggtattttaggttcatggtacagcagaagggtcaaactactatcggggtcataaaactactcatggaaatgccaacaactcccacgaaagccttgttagaaATGTTAGCTTAGTcgatgaaatgtttaagaatgtttcAAAGGCCAACAAGATCAAACGGGTTCAAATGAGTGGtattctaggttcatggtacagaagaagggtcaaactactatcggggtcataaaactacccatagaaatgccaacaactcccacgaaagccttgttagaaATGTTAGCTTAGTcgatgaaatgtttaagaatgtttcAAAGGCCAACAAGGAGATCAAACGGGTTCAAATGaatggtattttaggttcatggtacagaagaagggtcaaactactatcggggtcataaaactacccatggaaatgcccacaactcctaaaaTGTTAACTTAGGTGATGAAATATTTAAGGATGTTTCAAAGTTCTTACCCACAGGCAGAGCGCGCAAAAAAGCAACCGGAACTTCATGGTGGCCGAGCTTCAACTGAGGGTCTTATCGTCACCAAGATATATATGATCAAGTCTCACCAACTCATCCTTCTTACGTAATCTCAAAACACCGTCAcgttctttttctcatctccttccctcaacCTCTAACCAGCTTCAACGATCTACAGTGGGACCTTTATTTCCTATTCTGCATCTTCATTTCTGTATCCAGCTATTTCATTTTGCTATTAGATCTTAGAGAGAATACGAGGAAAAATGAATCCAGAATCACACGATCTTGAAACTCATATATCtgtcctgtttcttcctctcctctgccacTCGTGAGAGATTAGAGGAAGGGCCGTTATCAggtaagagagacagagagggaaggagggagagggagggagagacggtgaCCTCTGTCCGAGAAAGGTATAATGGAGAGGTGTTTGATAAGGGTAGCGAAGTGTCCCCCCTCGATTATCTAGTCATGTGAGTTTGGTCATGTGAGGGGTAGGCCCAGAACGGAGTGGCACGGAAGATTGGGGAACACCATCACATGACTTATTGgttcacattaacaatttctaaaggttaaagagggggtcagtcgggttctaatgagtgtttccttggGTTTACGGTAcagcagaagaagggtcaaactaacaccagggtcataaaactactcctggaaatgcccacaactcctacgaaagccttgtcaaatatgtgttcttgggcggggaaatgtcttatgatacgaccttTGACCAGGACTTGAGAAGGGCTATCCGTGATCACCTAGAATATTacgcatgatttttttttttctttttttttttttacagcaaaggagacggcttcAAGAGTAATCAAAagagcgcagagagagagagagaaaaaagtccgctactcaccgctcccataatggacaaaagtaaagagtgaccaaaagagaggtcaatttcgggtggagattcTTATTTTTTGCCACGATTAAAGGATCATAGACCACCTAGCCCATCTTAAACCTAgcgaatatgattttttttttacagtaaaggaaacaccACAAGGACAAACAAGgacaacactaataaaaaaaagcccgcaaattaTTGGTCCTACGAAGTTAAGAaaagtgcccaaaagagaggtcagtttcggaaggagattgaagctatttttgttttttcttttcgtttcacctccttttattcttccttttcctcctcttcctcctctttttcctcctcctcctcctccaccttttcctcctcctccttctccaccttttcctcctcctcttcctatcaatGTTCACCAATCTATATTCTACgacatcctcctactcctcttcctgtgcattcctcctcctcctcctcctcctcctcttcttcctcttcctcctcctcctctcctacaacAATACTTCCTCTgtctatcctccttcctccttggcCGATAACGAATAGCCGATATTTTGtagataccgataccgatacttcttttttttaattacataTCAGCAAGACTTTGAAAATATAGAATTACTGATTTGTATTTTAAGGTGAGATTTAAGGAAATTTAGGAATAACTAGAAGTGGATATGGTTTTGAAAGttgatgggaaaaaaagaaaaataaaaaaggaaaacaggaaataagtCATTGAGTTTGGAGTAGGGTAATAAATGATAAGGAAAGTGATATGTAGGTAGCTCTCGtggcaacaaacacacaaacaaacaaacaaacaaaatatactgCAAACTCAGATATACGAAACGGCAAagatttaaaaagaaaagaaaatgcgagAAACGAGTGTGGATATATGGGGAAGAGGGTGGATGTTAAGCATATGAAGAGATGGATGTggggtggatgaggtggatgacTTCAAGGGTTAGGTTAGTGGAGGGCAGAATGGATGTTGATGTGATGTTGACGAGGGTGGATGTTACGTATATCAAGAGATGGATGTggggtggatgaggtggatgacTTCAAGGGTTAGGTTAGTGGAGGGCAGAATGGATGTTGATGTGATGTTGACGAGGGTGGATGTTACGTATATCAAGAGATGGATGTggggtggatgaggtggatgacTTCAAGGGTTAGGTTAGTGGAGGGCAGTGTTTGTGTGTTGATAAAGGAAGACCGTGAGGTGAATCGATACGGCGGGGCTCGAAGTGGGTGCAGGCGTTTGTGAGTATGGCTGACTGGTACACGAGAAACGAATATACTAACTTATTTGAGGGTATGCTAAAAATAGATATGTGTGCTTTATAGAGGCCGTGGAAATgggtttttacattatttctgtggatattcatttttttgtcaaacattttccttgttttagagagaaagaagaaacggaggaaggaaatgtggatataggaagaaagaggaagtattAAAGAATATCTGGTaaataggggagagagaaagaaatggaggtaaaggagggagagagagaaaaagaaggtgccTATTATGGTCTATTCGTATTAGATTGGATTTTTTCGTCTAACCTTTTGCTTGttttagagagaaagaagaaacggaggaaggaaatgtggatataggaagaaagaggaagtattAAGGAATATCTGGTaaataggggagagagaaagagatggaggtaaaggagggagagagagaaaaaaggtgccTAGTATGGTCTATTCGTATAAGGTTGGATTTTTTCGTCTAACCTTTTGCTTGttttagaaagaaagaagaaacggaggaaggaaacatggatataggaagaaagaggaattattAAAGAATATCTGGTaaataggggagagagaaagaaatggagataaaggtgagagagagaaaaaaggtgccTATATATATGGTCCACTCGTTTTAGACTAGGATCCCCAGGACTTTCCATTTTCTTATCCAGGGTTTTTAAGGGGAAATAAAGGTAAAATATCCATGTACTAACCTATTAACCTGGGCATCATAGGCACTTAAGTATTGTGGATCAGAAAAATGACACTAAAATATGGTCTACGGCCTACACAAACAATAACAGAGGATAATGAGGCATATAGTTACCCATATAATCCAACCTGACCTTTCAATACACACTTCTCACTAATAACATTCTTAAGACACATCAGACATTAATAATTTAAGAGTTAACAGGACAAAACAACATCCACGAGTCACCAAGTTCCTCACTCACACCTATGGAAGCGAATATGATGAGAGATTCGacatggttaactcttgcattggaaaGTTGGACTGCGCATATTATCGTGAAAGCATTTAATATTAACTTCATAAACTCTCAACACTGCTAAGGTCGTTAAATTATACCCCTGTGAAGTTTAGAAGAGTTTTAAGAGAGAATGGTGAGgcaggaaagagtaggaagaattATATGATGTAAGATATTGCAGTAATGTAATGAAACCTGATGAAATACAAGTTACAGAAGGGGACAATATATAGTTTTTATCTAATTAAGGTTATAGAAAGACT
This region includes:
- the LOC126992996 gene encoding uncharacterized protein LOC126992996 — translated: MPVIWNTFMAVTMGISLQQIGKGAVGSPYIPSPFPLPPPQPEYLFIFPSNLTCDDKFTVQMTVIPTAEANVGFRLHFAPPDGEPLDFENGDLFFSFHLRWHFDYGPSKEIAFNDRYNGEWSRPEVTVGGNLWPNVTAGERFIVSTSKAGPCFVTFVILGDDMHLAVPIAMEPLVFCPKVPVTGDPRKLWLTVNEDKQGAKEVIVQWVTWMPSF